The Ochotona princeps isolate mOchPri1 chromosome 1, mOchPri1.hap1, whole genome shotgun sequence genome has a segment encoding these proteins:
- the LOC101529158 gene encoding putative olfactory receptor 2B8, whose amino-acid sequence MERVNSSTFSWFVLLGFSNRPQLETALFAVILIVYFLSVLGNGTIILLSVVDPRLHTPMYVFLSNLSFMDLCLTTCTVPQTLVNFKGRDKTITYGGCVTQLFIALGLGGVECVLLSVMAYDRYAAVCRPLHYMVIMHPQLCLQLVVTAWLTGFGNSVVQTTLTMTLPLCGRNRVDHFFCEVPVMLKLACTSTAVNEAELFAVSVFFLVVPLSLILVSYGHITRAVLKIKSAQGRRKAFGTCGSHLLVVIIFFGTLISMYLQPPSSYSQDVNKSIALFYTLVTPLLNPLIYTLRNKEVKGALRRLVGSTPDSMQSQ is encoded by the coding sequence ATGGAAAGAGTTAATAGCAGCACCTTCTCCTGGTTCGTCCTCTTGGGCTTCTCCAACAGACCGCAACTGGAGACGGCTCTCTTTGCCGTCATCCTGATCGTCTACTTTCTTAGTGTTCTAGGCAATGGCACCATCATACTTCTGTCAGTTGTGGATCCTCGTCTCCACACCCCTATGTATGTATTTCTCTCCAACCTGTCTTTCATGGATCTCTGTTTGACCACTTGCACTGTCCCTCAGACTCTGGTCAACTTCAAGGGGAGGGACAAGACCATTACCTATGGTGGCTGTGTGACCCAGCTCTTCATTGCCCTGGGACTTGGGGGAGTAGAGTGTGTCCTCTTGTCGGTCATGGCCTACGACCGCTATGCAGCTGTCTGCCGCCCTCTCCATTACATGGTCATCATGCACCCCCAGCTTTGCCTGCAGCTGGTTGTAACTGCTTGGCTCACAGGTTTTGGCAATTCTGTGGTGCAGACAACACTGACCATGACCCTACCCCTGTGTGGGAGGAACCGAGTGGACCATTTCTTCTGTGAGGTTCCCGTGATGCTGAAGCTGGCCTGCACCAGCACTGCCGTCAATGAGGCTGAACTCTTTGCCGTCAGCGTCTTCTTCTTGGTAGTGCCCCTCTCGCTCATCCTTGTGTCCTATGGCCACATCACTCGGGCTGTCCTGAAGATCAAGTCAGCCCAGGGGCGGCGCAAAGCTTTTGGAACCTGTGGCTCTCACCTCCTGGTGGTGATCATTTTCTTTGGCACGCTCATCTCCATGTACCTCCAGCCTCCTTCCAGTTACTCACAGGATGTGAACAAAAGCATTGCTCTCTTCTACACTCTGGTGACACCTCTGCTGAATCCCCTGATTTACACTCTGAGAAACAAGGAAGTAAAAGGGGCACTAAGGAGACTTGTGGGGAGCACACCGGACTCAATGCAGAGTCAATAA